A stretch of Fluviicola sp. DNA encodes these proteins:
- a CDS encoding FkbM family methyltransferase: MSIPERSFLLRHKFISALRDWDVKGIRRLSVALPKLLLPDPKSAGKHVLKTIHGVKMVIDPSLDKGVELSLFETGTYEKGTIQLLEKYLKPGSAFLDIGANIGLMSVIASKIVGEKGIVYAAEANPGTVSILQTNIELNNCKNIQLLPVALSDEQGTALLFENWEVNRGGASLISQSEGQQGVTVNMERLDDLFDENTAVDLVKIDVEGFEPPVIRGGMNWFRKQLPVFIIEVSEKREKETGPSPLEIMELVKTIGSYRFYKQKGTKERKGKLLEIKTAEELPKHDNIICIPLKNN; encoded by the coding sequence ATGTCTATCCCTGAAAGATCTTTTTTACTCCGTCACAAATTCATCTCTGCACTCCGCGATTGGGATGTCAAAGGAATTCGCAGGCTTTCGGTTGCTTTACCCAAACTCTTGCTGCCGGATCCGAAATCAGCTGGAAAACATGTACTGAAAACCATTCACGGAGTGAAAATGGTGATCGATCCGTCGTTGGATAAAGGGGTGGAACTTTCGCTTTTTGAGACCGGGACATACGAAAAAGGAACCATCCAGTTATTGGAAAAGTACCTGAAACCGGGATCAGCCTTTTTAGACATCGGCGCAAACATCGGATTGATGTCGGTGATAGCTTCTAAAATTGTCGGGGAAAAGGGAATAGTGTATGCCGCAGAAGCGAATCCGGGAACGGTTTCCATTTTGCAGACCAATATCGAGCTCAATAACTGCAAAAATATCCAATTGCTTCCGGTAGCACTTTCCGATGAGCAAGGAACTGCTTTGTTGTTCGAAAACTGGGAAGTGAACCGGGGAGGGGCGTCCCTGATTTCGCAAAGTGAAGGTCAGCAGGGAGTTACAGTGAATATGGAACGCCTGGATGATCTGTTTGATGAAAATACGGCCGTGGATCTCGTGAAAATTGATGTGGAAGGGTTCGAACCGCCCGTTATTCGCGGAGGCATGAACTGGTTCCGAAAACAATTACCGGTATTTATCATCGAAGTTTCCGAAAAAAGGGAAAAGGAAACCGGGCCGAGCCCATTGGAAATAATGGAATTGGTAAAAACCATCGGTTCATACCGTTTTTACAAGCAAAAAGGAACGAAAGAACGAAAAGGGAAATTGCTGGAGATCAAAACAGCTGAAGAACTTCCGAAGCACGATAACATTATTTGTATTCCCTTGAAAAATAATTGA
- a CDS encoding OmpA family protein — MFRVRVICSVMIMLFAGKSMAQNTVGNFRVSKISVNSEGNEYAPVFQNGKLLFTSDSRERLGVYFSSTDSLSRLSGIFRADYLNDTTFSKPELIDNRLNRCYNSGPAWINQNGDQLYFSSNEKSAFFFFTSKKKSKLQLYESRLVKGKWSKRNKLPFCEKTNNYTHPYLNAAADTLYFASDRAGGFGGFDLYYSVRQNDTWSAPVNLGNAVNSAKNELFPCFNGTGLVFSSDRESGFGKLDLYEWAGNQLLHKDFPFNTPQDDFAFVPVDENKGYFSSNRTGNDEIYFYRELFPDFKDCEPYVKDPFCYTFFEEADELDEELALEYVWSFGDGNTAKGKEARHCFEAYGEYLVELNIVDRTTSQVFFNQTTYPFAIERSNRIHIEGPDTIPPVIEIPFTAENSTIEGYEIEHFYWDLDHGKWRVSDSGQIHLSVTEEGTHSLTMGVVARALDGSGQKKFCVTKSIVVQQGANIPVPAESPSIQSWETSVKTSDNQYTLFLGLSDTLVPVSSINNKDSLRIQSVGDSLYLYSMGTSNQKNELLEDYRAAQEMGFSNSRVTELKDGSLVQKDQLVHTPVVEIEKILDNRIRKEQIITSFEVFYDFDVFSLTKSNQQEIKVLALNHRSSANKRILISSFTDVKGKSEYNLKLSKKRSLAVRDELLKNGFPAAQIEMEYYGKRVPKNMEPLSDAKRRKSLIIVYEEN, encoded by the coding sequence ATGTTCAGAGTCCGCGTTATTTGTAGTGTAATGATCATGCTTTTTGCAGGGAAATCGATGGCGCAAAATACCGTCGGGAACTTTCGTGTAAGTAAAATTTCAGTCAACTCCGAGGGAAATGAATATGCGCCTGTATTCCAAAACGGGAAATTACTCTTCACTTCGGATAGCCGCGAGCGTTTGGGAGTTTATTTTTCATCGACGGATTCTTTGAGCCGGCTTTCGGGAATCTTCCGGGCAGATTATCTGAATGATACCACTTTCTCAAAACCGGAATTAATTGACAATCGCCTGAACAGGTGTTACAACAGCGGACCGGCCTGGATCAATCAAAACGGTGATCAGCTTTATTTTTCTTCCAACGAAAAAAGTGCCTTTTTCTTCTTTACGTCCAAAAAGAAAAGCAAATTGCAGCTCTATGAATCGAGGTTGGTAAAAGGAAAGTGGTCGAAAAGAAACAAACTTCCATTCTGCGAAAAAACAAATAATTACACGCATCCGTATTTGAATGCTGCGGCCGACACGCTTTATTTTGCTTCCGATCGCGCGGGCGGATTCGGCGGATTTGATCTGTATTATTCGGTCCGTCAAAACGATACCTGGTCTGCTCCTGTAAACCTGGGAAATGCAGTGAATTCTGCCAAAAATGAATTGTTTCCGTGTTTCAACGGAACCGGTTTGGTGTTTTCAAGTGACAGGGAATCCGGATTCGGAAAATTGGATTTGTATGAATGGGCAGGGAATCAACTGTTGCACAAAGACTTTCCTTTCAATACCCCACAGGATGATTTCGCTTTTGTTCCGGTAGATGAAAACAAAGGCTATTTTTCTTCCAACAGAACGGGCAACGATGAGATCTACTTTTACCGGGAATTGTTTCCTGATTTCAAGGATTGCGAACCGTATGTGAAAGATCCGTTTTGTTATACTTTTTTTGAAGAAGCCGACGAATTGGATGAAGAACTGGCCCTCGAATACGTATGGAGCTTTGGCGACGGAAATACCGCAAAAGGAAAAGAAGCCCGGCATTGTTTTGAAGCTTACGGAGAATACCTCGTTGAACTGAATATTGTGGATCGAACCACGAGTCAGGTATTTTTCAATCAAACCACGTATCCTTTCGCTATTGAAAGAAGCAACAGAATACATATCGAAGGCCCTGATACCATTCCGCCGGTCATAGAAATTCCGTTTACCGCAGAAAACTCCACAATCGAAGGTTACGAAATAGAACATTTCTACTGGGATTTAGACCATGGAAAATGGAGAGTTTCCGATTCCGGTCAAATCCATTTGTCGGTCACCGAAGAAGGAACGCATTCATTGACGATGGGCGTTGTAGCACGGGCGCTTGACGGAAGCGGGCAGAAGAAGTTTTGTGTGACGAAATCCATTGTGGTGCAGCAAGGCGCGAACATTCCGGTTCCTGCAGAAAGTCCTTCCATCCAATCGTGGGAAACTTCCGTGAAAACTTCAGATAATCAATACACCTTGTTTCTGGGGTTGAGTGATACACTGGTGCCGGTGAGCTCTATCAATAACAAAGATTCGTTACGTATTCAGTCGGTGGGCGACAGCCTTTATTTGTATTCCATGGGTACGAGTAATCAGAAGAATGAGTTGCTGGAAGATTACCGTGCGGCGCAGGAAATGGGATTCTCCAATTCGCGGGTTACGGAACTGAAGGACGGCTCACTTGTTCAAAAAGACCAATTGGTGCACACACCGGTGGTTGAAATTGAAAAGATTCTGGACAATCGAATCCGCAAAGAACAAATAATCACTAGTTTTGAAGTCTTTTACGATTTTGATGTGTTTTCCCTGACTAAAAGTAACCAGCAGGAAATCAAAGTATTGGCACTTAACCACCGATCCTCTGCAAATAAACGGATCCTGATCAGTTCGTTTACAGATGTCAAAGGAAAAAGCGAATACAACCTGAAATTGTCGAAAAAACGCTCGCTTGCAGTGCGTGACGAATTACTAAAAAATGGATTTCCGGCAGCGCAAATTGAAATGGAATATTACGGGAAACGTGTTCCGAAGAATATGGAACCTTTATCCGACGCGAAACGCCGAAAATCATTGATTATAGTGTATGAAGAAAATTAA
- a CDS encoding PorP/SprF family type IX secretion system membrane protein: MKLIGIIGIFICGNLLGQHNDFQSLYMYDALTINPAYAGNKEALTLNANYRDQWKGIKGAPKTFSFSGHLVTRSKKMGLGLTLINDQYGIQNNLRFNLIYAYRIKIGNSILSFGVGAGLRNESVDYNALNLVQQDDIAFLNQSRRSILPDVNLGTMLKCKSLLVGISAPNIVRIKEKHILQAFNGYAGYVFDIGKQFKLKPTCLVKYLVHSPVSYEGNLTLYYKQLFSLGFGAKSSKTGNVYAQLHLNKQFGIAYLYERNLGPQGQLWRNTHEVMINYTFDYKTNVQSPRYL, from the coding sequence ATGAAGCTGATCGGGATAATAGGCATATTTATTTGTGGGAATTTATTGGGCCAACACAACGATTTTCAAAGTTTGTACATGTACGATGCTTTAACGATCAACCCGGCTTATGCAGGAAATAAAGAAGCGCTGACTTTAAATGCAAACTACCGCGATCAGTGGAAAGGAATCAAAGGAGCTCCGAAAACCTTTTCATTCAGTGGGCATTTAGTGACAAGGTCAAAAAAAATGGGGTTAGGTTTAACCCTGATCAACGATCAATACGGCATTCAGAATAATTTGCGATTCAACCTCATTTACGCATACCGGATCAAAATCGGGAACAGCATTTTGTCTTTTGGGGTAGGAGCAGGCCTCCGCAATGAGTCCGTGGATTACAATGCCTTGAACCTGGTGCAGCAAGACGATATTGCATTTTTGAACCAGTCGCGCAGAAGTATTTTGCCGGATGTGAACCTGGGAACCATGCTGAAATGCAAATCGCTATTGGTCGGGATAAGTGCGCCGAATATCGTTCGTATTAAAGAGAAACATATACTCCAGGCTTTCAACGGGTATGCAGGATATGTATTCGACATCGGTAAACAGTTCAAGTTGAAACCAACCTGCCTGGTGAAATACCTGGTGCATTCTCCGGTGAGTTATGAAGGAAACCTGACGCTTTATTACAAACAATTGTTTTCCCTTGGTTTTGGGGCAAAGAGCAGTAAAACGGGAAACGTGTATGCGCAGCTCCATTTGAACAAACAGTTTGGAATAGCCTATTTATACGAACGGAATTTGGGCCCGCAAGGCCAGCTTTGGCGAAACACGCACGAAGTCATGATTAATTACACATTTGATTACAAGACCAATGTTCAGAGTCCGCGTTATTTGTAG
- a CDS encoding HYR domain-containing protein produces the protein MKLSVRVRIVFMVVVFVCSHSFGQSTLTNFKRGSLIIPMDNSKQNLISSQVAFNVKAYGLVNALLQNNIPVNWIIRDLKAKDDVDFSVTSSRVYPSATGSASVDFKAGPFIIDSLWADIAAPVIASYGNNVAVYKAEAAFTAPVRYEIMFKPKIAVFTNGNSYGIHTKALRLAGFSSPAHFDSIPAQNANAASCYTFGCEPHWTNGQNAITNVITSFLNSGGNFFAQCTGISAYEQIEHYHTTNGIQYENSSGNQTNTNIYSGTDNPLMQFEGALTNAPTGTIVNYKNNSGSYQPLTQFLVKKSPTPASGVTDGDVVMSTRKVGPAATGGNATYLGGHDYLKGTFDLLDLGLLGLDYARANDVTWNNGLRIFYNAIFMPSTRPTSCNFVFAGEAKVSTSVNTATPCLDDTLQYTVSFTNAGPGTAHNILVKNIPAPAGLTYLSQVVGQGTYSNATNNWIIGDLSPNTTVQLTIRYKVVADGIYTLQAYNQNLIAGNNFSEDTSTLVVITNQSSPVVTPPAAINTFTNSGCTATGVNLGTPTVTDACGINSVTNNAPATFPLGTTTVTWTVVDRSGNTVTVTQLVTVTDNVNPVITAPADISVFVVSGCDTTLNLGTPVTSDNCGIASVSNNAPASFPVGTTTVIWTVTDNSGHTATATQTVTVTDNHNPAITAPATISTTTNSGCTATGVNLGVPVTADNCTISSLTNNAPASFPLGTTTVTWTVTDNSGNSATATQTITVTDNQNPTITAPANITTTTNSGCDATGVNLGTPVTNDNCGVASVNNNAPTTFPLGTTTVTWTVTDNSGNTTTANQTVTVTDNQNPTITAPANVSVFPTTSCDTSGLNLGTPVTNDNCGVASVSNNSPAVFPSGTTIVTWTVTDNSGNTATANQTVTVTDNQDPTITAPANVSVFPTTSCDTSGLNLGTPVTNDNCGVASVSNNAPAIFPLGVTTVTWTVTDNSGNTATATQTVTVTDNQDPTITAPANVSVFPTTSCDTSGVNLGTPVTNDNCGVASVSNNAPATFPLGTTTVIWTVTDNSGNTTTANQTVIVTDNQNPTLTAPANISVFPTISCDTSGVNLGMPTTADNCGVASVSNNAPAIFHSGTTTVIWTVTDNSGNTSTATQIVTVADNQNPTIIAPATITTTTNSGCAATGVNLGTPVTSDNCTVVSLTNDAPASFPVGNTTITWTVTDNSGNTASATQLVTVTDSEAPVISNCNDTVKSCESLVNFQVPSAIDNCTLAGFSQTDGTGLTSGSPFPDGFTNLQYQAIDVAGNQAVCTKVIYKIQIPALPDAGKDQIVYVNQTTLNATPPATGTGQWSVLEGSAFFISETDPQSVVSGLQKGNTLLTWSVSNEGCFGGTDTMQITFVDLNIPNAFSPDGDQMNDFFEIKGIESYSPAHVIISNRWGEVVYENMNYQNEWSGQTKNGQELTNDTYYYQLVLADKSEFSGFVIVKRK, from the coding sequence ATGAAATTGAGCGTAAGAGTAAGAATCGTATTTATGGTTGTGGTGTTTGTTTGTTCTCATTCATTCGGCCAGTCTACGCTCACCAATTTCAAACGGGGATCACTCATCATCCCGATGGATAATTCCAAACAAAACCTGATCTCTTCTCAGGTTGCTTTCAATGTTAAAGCTTACGGACTGGTAAATGCACTTTTGCAAAATAATATTCCCGTCAATTGGATCATTCGCGACCTCAAAGCCAAAGATGATGTAGACTTCTCAGTAACTTCGAGCAGGGTTTATCCTTCAGCAACGGGTTCTGCCTCAGTCGATTTTAAAGCAGGTCCGTTTATCATTGACAGTTTGTGGGCGGATATCGCTGCACCTGTTATTGCCTCTTATGGAAATAATGTAGCTGTCTATAAAGCGGAAGCAGCATTTACTGCACCTGTGCGTTACGAAATCATGTTCAAGCCGAAAATTGCGGTATTCACAAATGGGAACAGCTATGGAATTCACACCAAAGCATTGAGATTGGCCGGTTTCTCTTCTCCGGCACATTTCGATTCGATTCCGGCTCAGAATGCCAACGCAGCAAGCTGTTATACTTTTGGTTGCGAACCGCATTGGACAAACGGACAAAACGCTATAACCAATGTGATCACTTCCTTCCTGAATTCCGGGGGGAATTTCTTCGCACAATGTACCGGGATCAGTGCCTACGAACAAATTGAACATTACCACACCACCAATGGTATCCAGTACGAAAACAGTTCCGGAAATCAGACCAATACCAATATTTATTCGGGAACAGACAATCCTTTGATGCAATTTGAGGGAGCGCTGACAAATGCTCCGACAGGTACTATCGTTAATTACAAGAATAATAGTGGAAGTTATCAGCCACTGACGCAATTTTTGGTGAAGAAAAGCCCGACACCAGCCAGCGGAGTTACGGATGGCGATGTGGTCATGTCTACACGCAAAGTTGGTCCTGCAGCAACAGGAGGAAACGCAACCTACCTGGGCGGACATGACTACCTCAAAGGAACTTTTGATTTATTGGATCTTGGGTTGCTCGGCCTCGATTATGCGCGTGCAAATGACGTAACCTGGAATAACGGACTGCGCATTTTTTACAATGCCATTTTTATGCCCTCCACCCGTCCGACATCCTGTAATTTCGTGTTTGCAGGTGAAGCGAAGGTTAGTACTTCAGTAAATACCGCTACACCATGTCTGGATGACACATTACAGTATACCGTTTCATTTACCAATGCAGGCCCGGGAACAGCCCACAATATTTTAGTGAAGAACATACCGGCTCCGGCAGGATTAACCTATCTTTCGCAGGTTGTGGGCCAGGGAACCTATTCCAATGCAACAAACAACTGGATAATCGGAGATCTTTCCCCGAATACAACCGTGCAATTGACCATTCGCTATAAAGTGGTTGCCGATGGAATTTATACGTTGCAGGCATATAACCAGAATTTGATCGCAGGGAATAATTTTTCGGAAGATACCAGCACACTGGTAGTTATAACGAATCAAAGCAGCCCGGTTGTAACACCACCCGCAGCGATCAACACATTTACAAATTCAGGATGTACCGCAACAGGGGTGAATTTGGGTACGCCAACTGTAACAGATGCTTGCGGGATCAATTCGGTCACGAACAATGCGCCGGCCACTTTTCCTTTGGGAACAACAACCGTAACCTGGACCGTGGTCGACAGATCCGGAAATACAGTAACCGTAACGCAATTAGTGACCGTTACGGATAACGTGAATCCGGTAATCACTGCGCCTGCTGATATCAGCGTATTTGTGGTTTCCGGCTGTGATACCACGTTGAATTTAGGAACACCTGTAACATCAGACAATTGCGGCATTGCTTCGGTAAGCAATAATGCACCGGCTTCTTTTCCGGTAGGAACAACAACTGTAATCTGGACAGTCACAGATAATTCCGGGCATACTGCAACTGCGACCCAAACGGTAACGGTGACAGACAATCACAATCCAGCGATTACAGCTCCGGCAACTATCAGCACGACAACGAATTCAGGATGTACTGCAACGGGAGTGAACTTGGGAGTACCGGTAACTGCTGATAACTGTACGATAAGTTCTTTGACAAACAATGCTCCGGCCTCTTTCCCATTGGGAACAACAACGGTCACCTGGACGGTAACAGACAATTCCGGTAATTCGGCAACTGCCACTCAAACTATTACAGTAACAGACAATCAAAATCCGACAATTACTGCCCCCGCTAATATCACAACGACAACGAATTCGGGATGTGACGCAACGGGAGTGAATTTGGGAACGCCGGTAACGAATGATAATTGCGGTGTTGCTTCTGTAAATAACAACGCTCCAACAACTTTCCCTTTGGGAACAACCACCGTAACATGGACTGTGACCGATAATTCCGGAAATACGACAACTGCGAATCAAACGGTTACGGTAACAGATAATCAAAATCCGACCATTACAGCGCCGGCCAATGTTTCAGTTTTTCCCACTACAAGTTGTGATACTTCCGGGTTGAATTTGGGAACGCCGGTAACGAATGATAATTGCGGAGTTGCTTCGGTGAGTAACAACTCTCCGGCTGTTTTCCCTTCAGGAACAACCATTGTAACATGGACAGTTACCGATAATTCGGGAAACACAGCGACTGCGAATCAAACGGTTACAGTAACAGATAATCAGGATCCGACGATTACAGCGCCGGCCAATGTTTCGGTTTTTCCCACTACAAGCTGTGATACTTCCGGTTTGAATTTGGGAACGCCGGTAACGAATGATAATTGCGGGGTTGCTTCGGTGAGTAATAATGCTCCGGCAATTTTCCCTTTGGGAGTGACTACCGTAACGTGGACAGTGACTGATAACTCAGGTAATACGGCAACTGCTACCCAAACGGTTACGGTAACAGATAATCAGGATCCGACGATTACAGCGCCGGCCAATGTTTCAGTTTTCCCCACTACAAGCTGTGATACTTCGGGGGTGAATTTGGGAACGCCGGTAACGAATGATAATTGCGGAGTTGCTTCGGTGAGTAATAACGCTCCGGCTACTTTCCCTTTGGGAACAACCACCGTGATTTGGACTGTGACCGACAATTCCGGAAATACAACAACAGCAAATCAAACGGTTATTGTAACAGATAATCAAAATCCGACCCTTACAGCACCGGCCAATATTTCAGTTTTCCCGACAATAAGTTGTGATACTTCCGGGGTGAATTTGGGCATGCCCACTACAGCTGATAATTGTGGAGTTGCTTCGGTAAGCAATAACGCTCCGGCTATATTTCATTCTGGAACTACCACTGTGATCTGGACTGTAACAGATAACTCAGGAAATACGTCAACAGCCACTCAAATAGTAACGGTAGCAGATAATCAGAACCCCACGATTATAGCGCCGGCAACTATTACCACAACGACCAATTCGGGATGCGCGGCAACAGGAGTGAATTTGGGAACACCGGTTACTTCGGATAATTGTACCGTTGTTTCTTTGACGAATGATGCCCCTGCTTCGTTTCCGGTTGGGAATACAACGATTACCTGGACTGTCACGGATAACTCTGGAAATACGGCTTCCGCAACACAATTGGTAACCGTAACCGATTCGGAAGCTCCTGTGATCTCGAATTGTAATGATACGGTCAAATCGTGTGAATCATTGGTGAATTTCCAGGTTCCTTCGGCGATTGATAATTGTACGCTTGCAGGATTCAGTCAAACGGACGGAACAGGTTTGACCAGCGGAAGCCCTTTTCCCGATGGATTTACCAACCTGCAATACCAGGCCATAGATGTTGCAGGAAACCAGGCTGTTTGTACCAAAGTGATTTACAAAATCCAGATTCCGGCGCTTCCGGATGCAGGTAAAGACCAAATTGTTTATGTCAATCAGACAACGTTGAATGCCACCCCTCCGGCAACAGGAACGGGGCAATGGAGCGTGTTGGAAGGATCGGCCTTTTTCATCAGTGAAACAGACCCGCAATCGGTAGTAAGCGGATTGCAAAAAGGAAATACTTTGCTTACCTGGTCTGTTTCCAATGAAGGTTGTTTTGGCGGAACGGATACCATGCAAATTACCTTTGTGGACCTCAATATTCCGAATGCATTTTCACCGGACGGTGATCAGATGAACGATTTTTTTGAAATCAAAGGAATTGAAAGTTACAGCCCGGCTCATGTAATCATCAGCAACCGCTGGGGAGAAGTGGTGTATGAAAACATGAACTATCAGAACGAATGGAGCGGGCAAACGAAAAACGGACAGGAACTGACAAATGATACGTATTACTATCAGTTAGTGCTGGCGGATAAAAGTGAATTCAGTGGATTTGTAATTGTGAAACGAAAATGA
- a CDS encoding winged helix-turn-helix domain-containing protein — MGRSKHLQYTVQELNGARIGRAIAASARVVILQEISKYHIVTNKYISQRVSLSGAAVSQHLQILKETGFIESKYLGDEEGFQGYTFTKQGEVDFGNIKGII, encoded by the coding sequence ATGGGACGATCTAAACATCTACAGTACACTGTTCAAGAATTAAATGGTGCCAGAATTGGCCGTGCTATTGCCGCATCTGCAAGGGTGGTTATCCTTCAAGAAATCAGTAAATACCATATTGTTACAAACAAATATATTTCTCAAAGAGTAAGTCTAAGTGGAGCGGCTGTATCACAGCATTTACAAATCTTGAAAGAAACCGGTTTTATTGAAAGTAAATATCTTGGCGACGAGGAAGGTTTTCAAGGTTACACATTTACGAAACAAGGTGAAGTTGATTTCGGTAATATTA